The genomic interval AGATCCATCCACCACTGACCTAGTGGACTACCCTCAAGTCCCACCTGCATTTTCGAGGAAACAGATTTGAGAAATTCAGAAAACCAAAACGAAATTTACAGATAGGCTATTAGCTTGTCgcataaaaaaacttaattcCTTAACCAGAAAGAGAATGAAAAAGATGTGTGTGAGTGGGCGCGCCCGTGTgcttctaaaaatatatttactagaAATAACTTaatgcaaaacaaatgtcaCGAGGATCACGCAAAATGAAGGCCAATCAACTGAGGCAGTTAACCATTGCATAACTTAAATAGCATTGGTGTTGCATCAGCCAGAAGAATGGCATACACATAACACAATTAAGACATAAATCTTTCCCAGCAATACTAGGTAAACGGCAACTTACTGTTTCTCTTGCTGCGGACATTGCAAGAACTCCTGCTCCCATTTCAACTTCTTGCAGTCCAACAACTACGATCTCAACTCCAGTTGCAGCACAGCCTAACCAAGATATAATTGAGTCGGTTGATGCTCTACCCTCTCCAACATTCCACGTACCAGCTAATATTTTCAGATTCTCGATCCTTGAATACAAAAATTCTTTCCCAGCCAACTCAGCCCGCAATACATTGTCAATCGGCCCTGGAGAAGTAACATTCCATCCTCGGATACCTCCATGATACGCAAGGGTAAATAAATAACCACCACCAATAGCCATTTTTATTACAGGACCACTATGAGCCACCCATCCTCCAAGCAGCTTTCCCTCAAGGTCCAATACCTGAACAGTTCCATTGGAATAACCAACCCACAGCCGAGAACAAAACGTAAACATGCAGAGAATACCAGAAGACTGGTATGAGAACTCTTGCAAGCAATTACCATTCCCATCCCATCGCATAACTACACCGTTTGCAGTTCCAGTCCAAATGAGTCCATCAGCAGATATGACAATGGCCTCGGTCCTTTTACTATCATCACAAAACCCCCCTTTCACTGCAGCACGGCGAACAGCATCAGCTGCTCCCATTAGAGCATTACGCGACCGCTGAAAGAATCCAAGAGAAGACTGACTTTTCTCTTTCCTTGAAGCAGTGGCAATCCTCATCTTTGTATCATCATCAGTGCCAAAATCAGGAAACACGGACATGTCATTTCGATTTTCAATCTGCCCATCAATATTGAACACTTTGATCAAATCCCTTGTGCGAGCATCCCTGTCATGCAAATAAATAAAGAGAAgacaaacaaaaatcataacaGAGTTATACAAGTAAACTTAATGGTTGTGGCTAGCAATTGAAAACCACAGTCAATGGTATACAAAAGTAGACAATGTTTATCAAATGTATTGATTAAAATGCTTTGAAATTTTGGAGACCAGTCAAAATCATAAGGCTAATGCATAAGAAAAGCAGAAAAAACGGGTTTCCGACTTACCACAAAGCAAACGACAGGGGACTAGCACTCCATACTTTTGCCCTAGTGTGATCAGATACCAAGAACGTAACATCTGATGTCAATGTATTAGCATAACCATAGGCCGAACTCTGGCTCCTTGGGTCAATATACGATCTCTCTACTGATAACACAGCCATATGCCTCTGTTCCATTTTTACAGAAAGAGACTTCCCCAGACCTTCCCAGGGCCAAACTTTAAGAGCGCCTCCCTCAGACCCGGACCATATATCTCCTAGACAACCGATAACAAAAGTTGCGTAACATGAGAGAAGGTTAAACACACTAAATATCGTCTGCAAAGGTTCCATAGTTTATATTCAGAGGTAGAAAAAGAGATTCCAATAGGCAGTAAAAGGCTAACTCAACGAGATCATCTATCCACCCAAGGAAGATCAAGTGCATGAAGTTTCAAGGTCACAAATAGAACCCACCATTTTCCCCCCGAACATTTAGAGTCAAACAACGATAAATGGAAGCAGTAGAGAATCATTACTATATTTACTGTCTAACCATACAAGTAAATTGACAGGAACGTTTTGTAgactacataaaataaaaactccTAGCCAACTTGTCTACTAGATCTAGTCTCTAGAGGAGCCAAAATATGCGTTAGTCAGCAAAACAAACTGTTGTGACGGACCAGATGCTCTTCTGAGCCAGATGGAGCCAGACCGGATGCCCGTGTTGAGGACCAGACGCTCAACTAGAGGCACCAGATGTCCAAACCCTTGCTTAGTATGATATTATCCGCTTTGGACCTAAGtccaagaaattttttttttgttgattactCCCAAAAGTCTTCTGGTGACAGACATCTACTTCTAGTTGAGCATCTAACCCGCAGCACGGGCATCCGATCTGGCTCTAGAGCACCAGGAAGGCATCTGGTCCGTCACGACTCACAACACAAACAGAATCTAGCTAACAAATAACATCAATTTGGTCCTGAAGCCAAGACTACCACAATAAGAATCTCAATATCAACATCCAGTCTTCCTAACTACTTAATCCATATCTATTGCTAAAACCCCTAAAGACTCACCGTAAGAGGAGATGGCAATGGAGAGAACCGGACCACGATGAGCTTGCCACGATAAAGCTTCTTCAATCACATGATCATCATCTCTCAGTTTCCAACACCTGATCCTCCCGTCTCTATGCCCACTCCAAACAACTCTACTACCTTCATCTCCAATCATACACACAACACTAGACCCAATCTCCGTCTCCTTATACGGCGCCGTATCCTCCACCTCCGATCCCCTCCCGCTTCCGTACAGTCCCTCGAAGTCCCACATCTTCAGCCCACCGTCCTCGGCCCCGGCCCACAGCTGTCTCTCCGTGCTCGTCATCGTCCTCAAGAACCGTCCGATTTGACTTTCCCTCAGAGGATGAGGCCTGACGTCGAGGCTGGGAGGCCGGTTCGGATGGACCGCGGACCTGATCGGGACCTTGAAGATCCCGGTCCCGCCGCACTTCCCGACGAACTCCGGGAGAGAATCTGAGCCGCCGCCGTCGGGGTCGTCGCTCTCCGGTCCGATCGCGTCGAGGTTGCCGTCTTGGCTGAGCCTACGGTCGAGGAACTGGATCATGTAGTCGATTCGCTTGTTGCTGTCGTCGACGGAGGGGGCGGAGGGGTGGGATTCGtcgccggaggaggaggaggaggagtaagGGCAAGGGTTGAAAAGCGTGGAGGGAGTAGccgcggcggaggaggagaagtCGGAGTCGTTGGGAGTGGTGAAGAAGGAAAAGACGTCGTCGTTTTGGGGATCTCCCATGACTTGGAGGTTTTTTTTCACTTGAGCAGACTCGAGACACAGAGATTTAGAGAGattgaagttttttttgttgattcgGTAAAGCCTCTCAGAGAGAGATATTTTTTGAGAAGCAGGAAATGCTTGAAACGTGTTGCTACGAATCTCCTCTGCTTATTATTCTTTCCCGGCcagtaaaaaagaagaagttatgATCACATTGTTACTAGATGAGAATTTCCCTCGATTACCGTgaatcacatttttatttctttttcttttgtacaTCCCAAGGCGGCTGAAGTCTTAAATGGATTTTGTAAACTAATGTGTAATTCGAACTtttgttaaacaaaataaatttaaattttgataataaaatttttgataataacatacaaaaaaactactccctctgttttttaaagatgtatgttttaggaatttcttttatttcaaaaagatgtatttttcatattttcaatgtaatttttgtcaactaattatgaacaattgtgaatctcaaaaacattaattgcatttcttgaaattttattggtttagaaatataggaaatataaaataacaaaaaactatgcactaataagtaaattttaatatgttttattaaaaagtgtgaaaatctcaaaacatatattatttaaaaacagagggagtattacattctactatatttatattgtatatttaaattcaatattataataaataaaataataattagattAGTCTCTGCGTATATCCCGATTAATCCCATAGTTTTTGGTAACTCGTTAGGTTCGGAATTACAAAATATCTCAAGTTTGTGTACCTTTGAACCACATCTCCTTTGAAGTCAGGGGCGGAGACATGTTGAAGGTagggggtcagctgaccccactTGATTTCAATTATATGTAGTGTTTTGTCTAAATTTACAACATTGACCCCAATACAAATTTGTAACTGACCCCTATATTTTGTGAAATCTACACTGCtccaactaaaaaaattattttatcatcttAATTTCGAATAAACCCATATAAATAACTTTAGCTACACAAAATagatttctaaataaaataaaatagcatGTATTTGTATTCATTTCCCTTGTTTGAATTGCAGAGCATACCAAAACTTAAAGAAATGTTTAACAtactaaaattaataactaaTGGTATATGTATATCCTTTTTAGATAAATTATCATAGCTTTAatgttttcaaatatattaaaaactatcctttgatttagattttaatACTAGTAAAAATTGggtaaaataataacttatataaatatttattatattttaaaattgattagtttaaattaattttaaactctacttataatatttaattcCAAACCAGTTTTATTTTCAGTAATaggaaataaattttaattttaatttagactagtttatatatttttaatttaatattttaatataaaattgacCCCAATTGAAAAACTTTCTGGCTCCGCCACTGTTTGAAGTGGACTTAGAACCTTAAAACTAACATGTCCCATCTTCTTGCGCCATAGATCAATTGAAATTTTACATACACCAAATATTTACTAGATGCCTCTCATTTATAATAGTTCTTGCTTGATCTAACACCGAGCATAACTATACTTCTGGTTGCATCAATAGCCTTGAAACCGGTTTTAGTGAATGTGATTTTTCAAGCCATCATCAAACAATGAATTCATTGACGAAAACGAAGAAACTTTCACCTCTAGAGAATCCAGTTCAAGCAGAAAATTCAGTACAATAGCAAGTTAAATCAATCTTTTTCGCAGAAGGTAACTTTTGGGCTGTGTCTTGATCTCTTACCTGCGAAATCAGAGGGACCTGTTTCTTTGGAGATTTTCCTTAGACTAGTTCCACACTTTATGACAAAAGGAGAGTAGACATGacataaaataaagatttagGGAAATATAGAGAAAATCTTTTATGGGGTATTCCAAAAAATGTAACCTAGGCAACAAAAAGGGGCCGGATACTTCAACTAGAGGAGCGACCAGTTGCTTCGCCAAACCCCGAGCCAGCGTCACACGCTCTCCAAGTTTGAAACACACAGGTTATGGTTGGTTTGGATTCTCAGTGGAACCAacactataatttttttcttgtccACATCACTAAAAATAACTCTTCCACCTGTCATAGGAGAAAGTTCATCTATTACATCATTGTCTCCACTCTCCAGTTATATGTCGTGAACATATATGGATTTCCAGTCTCGTCTGAAGTTTAAGCTAAGTCCACCTTCATATTGATTTCAGTTTGATCGCATTGTCTTGAATTATTATGACAAAGTCTCACACAAGATCATCAGTCTTGCAATGCCTGCTTCTATCTACATAATATGTTGAATAGATCTTGCTCTGCCATATATCACATTGGTTCAACTTAGCACTTGTTAGACATCCAAAGTTTGTTTGTCCTTTTCAAGAGTTAATACACGCAAATCAATAGCAATCtattttcaattacaaaaaaaatcatctctAATTTGACaatttaacaatatatttacGTGAATTTATTTGCGAGAATACtaagaaaattaataatctcaAACAATATCCGTTCTagctattctttttttttctgcccaaaaaaaaatagcTCTCAGTTGACCAAACCAATGAAAATCACATCAACAATATCAATATTACCAAATTCTCACCAAAATCACTAACAAATAAACGAAAAC from Raphanus sativus cultivar WK10039 unplaced genomic scaffold, ASM80110v3 Scaffold3096, whole genome shotgun sequence carries:
- the LOC108832622 gene encoding type II inositol polyphosphate 5-phosphatase 15-like, translated to MGDPQNDDVFSFFTTPNDSDFSSSAAATPSTLFNPCPYSSSSSSGDESHPSAPSVDDSNKRIDYMIQFLDRRLSQDGNLDAIGPESDDPDGGGSDSLPEFVGKCGGTGIFKVPIRSAVHPNRPPSLDVRPHPLRESQIGRFLRTMTSTERQLWAGAEDGGLKMWDFEGLYGSGRGSEVEDTAPYKETEIGSSVVCMIGDEGSRVVWSGHRDGRIRCWKLRDDDHVIEEALSWQAHRGPVLSIAISSYGDIWSGSEGGALKVWPWEGLGKSLSVKMEQRHMAVLSVERSYIDPRSQSSAYGYANTLTSDVTFLVSDHTRAKVWSASPLSFALWDARTRDLIKVFNIDGQIENRNDMSVFPDFGTDDDTKMRIATASRKEKSQSSLGFFQRSRNALMGAADAVRRAAVKGGFCDDSKRTEAIVISADGLIWTGTANGVVMRWDGNGNCLQEFSYQSSGILCMFTFCSRLWVGYSNGTVQVLDLEGKLLGGWVAHSGPVIKMAIGGGYLFTLAYHGGIRGWNVTSPGPIDNVLRAELAGKEFLYSRIENLKILAGTWNVGEGRASTDSIISWLGCAATGVEIVVVGLQEVEMGAGVLAMSAARETVGLEGSPLGQWWMDLIGKTLDEGSSFVRVGSRQLAGLLICVWVRNDLKPHVGDIDAAAVPCGFGRAIGNKGAVGVRLRIYDRILCFVNCHFAAHLEAVSRRNADFDHVYRTMAFSRQSSSLNSGAASASYGVSVPRGGNAVNTFEARPELSEADMIVFLGDFNYRLDDITYDETRDFISQRCFDWLREKDQLRAEMEAGNVFQGMREAIIRFPPTYKFERHQAGLAGYDSGEKKRIPAWCDRILYRDNKSHLGADCSLDCPVVSSVSQYDACMDVTDSDHKPVRCVFSVKIARVDESVRRQELGNIINTNKKIKVMLGELSKVPETVVSTNNIILQNHDSTILRITNKSEKHIAFFKIICEGQSIIEEDGQAHDHQARGSFGFPQWLEVSPGTGIIKPNQIAEVSVRLEDFPTVEEYVDGVAQNSWCEDTRDEEVILVLVVHGRFSTQTKNHRIRVRHIPRCASTAKKHYDDRPKTSGQVNALHRSDYQQLSNTLDVVEKLKGLAQSIEEEPPLSWRGLL